A DNA window from Phragmites australis chromosome 11, lpPhrAust1.1, whole genome shotgun sequence contains the following coding sequences:
- the LOC133884441 gene encoding uncharacterized protein LOC133884441 has protein sequence MALATASGLRLVPFSIPPPHHLGPSRGFLLAATASFPRPRRCWCGAVVRYAKRSWKRRYPSEKKRLDRRHKELLRQASSPEEGSEGRESGYWRLSKLAVPARDDPGKDFIGVSPPLLQAIAKAIKFPILKEPQFLYTVDIDVKRLLNMEPRTWDFIARLEPKLGAVEYMSDEKLAADLVSMLNVHKKGSDDELEIRKNINNESICPPRKKPRVAVIGSGPSGLFGSLVLGELGAKVTLLEHGQPVEQRGRDIGALAVRRILQSENDERGTWSDGKLVTRIGRNADAVQANFRHHLRIGCIFEHIYLRLP, from the exons ATGGCACTGGCCACCGCCTCGGGCCTCAGGCTCGTACCCTTCTCCATCCCGCCTCCTCACCACCTGGGCCCTAGCCGTGGCTTCCTCCTCGCCGCGACCGCCTCCTTCCCGAGGCCGCGCCGGTGCTGGTGCGGCGCCGTGGTGCGCTACGCGAAGCGCTCGTGGAAGCGGCGGTACCCATCGGAGAAGAAGCGGCTGGACCGGCGCCACAAGGAGCTGCTACGCCAGGCCTCCTCCCCGGAGGAGGGCAGCGAGGGGCGGGAGTCCGGGTACTGGCGGCTCTCCAAGCTCGCCGTCCCCGCCCGCGACGACCCCGGCAAAGACTTCATAGGCGTCTCCCCGCCGCTCCTCCAGGCCATCGCCAAGGCCATCAAATTCCCG ATTTTGAAAGAACCTCAGTTTCTCTATACTGTTGATATTGATGTAAAAAGGCTTCTGAATATGGAGCCGAGGACATGGGATTTTATTGCTCGGTTGGAGCCCAAACTTGGAGCAGTAGAATACATGTCTGATGAGAAGTTAGCAGCTGATTTGGTCAGCATGCTCAATGTTCACAAGAAAGGTTCTGATGATGAACTGGAAATCAGGAAAAATATTAATAATGAATCTATCTGTCCTCCACGAAAGAAGCCAAGGGTGGCAGTTATAGGAAGTGGGCCATCTGGCTTGTTTGGTTCCCTCGTGCTAGGTGAACTTGGTGCGAAAGTTACTTTATTGGAGCATGGTCAACCTGTTGAACAAAGAGGGCGTGACATTGGTGCACTTGCAGTTAGACGGATCCTTCAATCAGAAAATGATGAGAGAG GTACATGGAGTGATGGGAAGCTCGTGACCAGGATAGGAAGAAATGCTGATGCTGTTCAGGCT AATTTCAGGCACCACTTAAGAATTGGGTGTATTTTTGAACATATCTATCTTCG GTTACCATAA
- the LOC133884593 gene encoding bZIP transcription factor 39-like, with protein MAEPAFLDPSPFDLRHYPAHLFDPDLPLAGGGLPLGEFAGDGVCDGLEFDLPVDFSVDDFLLRSPDRDGDDDSGEGSAAGSGPTASSPASPTTSAANSAVANGDREVKHEDSDEGRSGGAPNWSLKRKQADPGASSDGAKCRRSGDGELSPLASASASASRAAAEDSDERGAVGEEDDKRRVARLMRNRESAQLSRQRKKRYVEELEEKVKSMHSVINDLNSKISFVVAENATLRQQLGSGGGNCPPPGVVYPQAPLPGMHFPWVPGYALRPHGSHVPLVPIPRLKPQQSAAAAKVSKKPEIKKAVENKSKTKTKKVASVSLLGLLFVALVFGAFVPGFNHSFGMSGGSDNAMFRNFGHSDSRVFSVTNHGKRPKGGLNSSDMIGSDPGMMAGNTDGAGQKHRLAHNSSESLPALLYVPRNGKHVKINGNLIIHSVLASEKAVAHRASKGNVDQSGKDHKETSVAIARYLSLPGKDMHPQETSPADGPLPQWFREGMAGPILNSGMCSEVFQFDISTASANSGGIIPASPTMNSSSVNVTQKTPTPAPDYGGKLKNRRIMHNEAIPLTGKTVNNTEPQPFNGTSESSKLPDSKPTSSVVVSVLADPREAGNGDGDPRISSKPLSRIFVVVLLDGVRYVTYSCTLPFKSASPHLVN; from the exons ATGGCGGAGCCGGCCTTCCTGGACCCTTCCCCCTTCGACCTCCGCCACTACCCCGCCCACCTCTTCGACCCGGACCTCcccctcgccggcggcggcctccCGCTCGGCGAATTCGCCGGCGACGGAGTCTGCGACGGCCTCGAGTTCGACCTGCCTGTCGATTTCTCCGTTGACGACTTCCTCCTCCGGTCCCCTGACCGCGACGGAGACGACGACTCCGGCGAGGGCTCCGCCGCCGGATCCGGCCCCACGGCGTCCTCCCCCGCCTCGCCGACCACCTCCGCCGCCAACTCCGCCGTGGCCAACGGCGACCGCGAGGTGAAGCACGAGGATTCAGACGAGGGGCGGAGCGGGGGCGCCCCGAATTGGAGCCTCAAGCGGAAGCAGGCGGATCCTGGAGCGAGCTCGGACGGTGCCAAGTGCCGCCGATCCGGCGACGGCGAGCTTTCCCCGttggcgtcggcgtcggcttCGGCGTCGCGGGCCGCCGCGGAGGACTCCGACGAGAGAGGCGCGGTCGGCGAGGAAGACGACAAGCGCCGTGTGGCGCGGCTGATGCGGAACCGCGAGAGCGCGCAGCTGTCGCGCCAGAGGAAGAAGCGGTACGTCGAGGAACTGGAGGAgaaggtgaagtcgatgcactCGGTGATCAATGACCTCAATTCTAAGATATCCTTCGTAGTGGCCGAGAATGCCACACTGAGGCAGCAGCTCGGTAGCGGCGGGGGGAATTGCCCGCCACCTGGGGTGGTGTATCCACAGGCGCCGTTGCCTGGCATGCATTTCCCGTGGGTTCCTGGGTATGCACTGCGACCTCATGGTTCCCATGTCCCACTTGTTCCGATCCCGCGGTTGAAGCCACAGCAGTCGGCAGCTGCAGCAAAGGTATCGAAGAAACCAGAGATCAAGAAGGCTGTGGAGAACAAGAGTAAGACCAAGACCAAGAAGGTGGCAAGTGTTAGCCTTCTTGGTTTGCTGTTTGTTGCACTTGTCTTTGGTGCTTTTGTTCCGGGGTTCAATCATAGTTTTGGAATGAGCGGTGGGAGTGACAATGCGATGTTTAGAAATTTTGGCCATTCAGATTCTAGGGTGTTTAGTGTCACTAACCATGGTAAAAGACCTAAAGGTGGTTTAAACAGTAGTGACATGATCGGTAGTGATCCTGGAATGATGGCGGGGAACACCGATGGAGCTGGGCAGAAGCATCGGCTTGCACATAACTCTAGTGAGAGCTTGCCTGCTTTGTTGTATGTGCCGAGGAATGGGAAGCATGTTAAGATCAACGGCAATTTGATTATTCATTCTGTGCTTGCAAGTGAGAAAGCGGTGGCACATAGGGCCTCAAAGGGTAATGTTGATCAGTCAGGTAAAGATCATAAAGAGACTAGTGTTGCCATAGCTCGTTACTTGTCACTGCCTGGAAAGGATATGCATCCACAGGAGACTTCCCCGGCAGATGGGCCACTGCCACAGTGGTTTCGTGAAGGAATGGCAG GACCGATATTGAACTCAGGAATGTGCAGCGAGGTATTCCAGTTTGACATTTCCACAGCTTCTGCCAATTCTGGTGGCATTATACCTGCTTCTCCAACTATGAACTCCTCGAGTGTCAATGTTACCCAGAAAACTCCAACGCCTGCTCCTGATTATGGAGGCAAGCTGAAAAATAGGAGGATCATGCATAATGAGGCAATTCCACTCACTGGAAAAACGGTGAACAACACAGAGCCACAGCCTTTTAACGGGACTTCTGAAAGCAGCAAGTTACCTGATAGCAAGCCAACCTCGTCAGTAGTTGTCTCTGTGCTAGCTGATCCCAGGGAAGCTGGTAATGGGGATGGTGATCCGAGAATATCTTCAAAGCCCTTATCCAGgatatttgttgttgttctccttgATGGTGTCAGATATGTCACGTACTCCTGCACACTTCCTTTCAAGAGTGCTAGCCCTCACCTTGTGAACTAA